In Halodesulfovibrio aestuarii DSM 17919 = ATCC 29578, the genomic stretch AGCCTCTTCCAAAGTCTTCTTCACATTTTCCAATGAAACACGAGCCTGCTCAGCAGCAGTCGCAGGTATTTCGCCGGTTGCAGCATCAATAGGAAGTTGTCCAGAAGTAATCACCAGATTACCGAATTCAGCACCATGGGAATAAGGGCCTACTGCTTCTGGAACTTGTTTACTGTTAATTGCCTTGTACATAACGTTCTCCTTAAAAAATAAAAAATGAGTCATAGCACGATTGCCATGACTCATTTTTATTGAGAAACTTTTATTAAGTCAATTTTTTTTTATTAACTTTAAAAAATTTTATTGCACTTATAATTTATTTAAGTATCGATAAATTGTTGCTTCGGATGCTGCCAGCACTTCAGCAACAAGAGCTACAGAGCCTTTAAGCAAAAAGACTCCACGATCCTGTAATGTCCGCATAATTTCCATTTTTTCTGCAGTAGTCATGCGTTCTGGAGCTACCGAAGAATGCTGCACAACACTACGGATAATGCCTTCAGTAAGCTCTTCAATGTTATCCGTAAAAGTTTCAACATTCGAGTTTGTCATTTCATTCTCATCAGAATGAAGGTGGGAAGTGTCGCAAAATCCGACTGCATCAATAAATTTTGCCAACAATTCCTTGGCTTGTAAAATATCAGACACCTCAAAATTCAAGCAGAGCATACCAGCTAGCGAACCGTCGTCTTCACGAATAAAAAA encodes the following:
- a CDS encoding helix-turn-helix transcriptional regulator; translation: MPQECRSQKTVERYIPLVKFLGVFLGNKCEVVLHDAVIKEKSVLAIANGHISGRTVGAPLTDLALQFVVTEKYKESDWVMGYKTQSSTGVPLHSATFFIREDDGSLAGMLCLNFEVSDILQAKELLAKFIDAVGFCDTSHLHSDENEMTNSNVETFTDNIEELTEGIIRSVVQHSSVAPERMTTAEKMEIMRTLQDRGVFLLKGSVALVAEVLAASEATIYRYLNKL
- a CDS encoding Rid family detoxifying hydrolase is translated as MYKAINSKQVPEAVGPYSHGAEFGNLVITSGQLPIDAATGEIPATAAEQARVSLENVKKTLEEAGSSMKNVMKTTVFVSDLNNFAAINEVYASFFSAPFPARSCVEVARLPKDVFVEIEALALK